A genomic stretch from Pontivivens ytuae includes:
- a CDS encoding electron transfer flavoprotein-ubiquinone oxidoreductase — protein MAEIERESMEYDVVIVGAGPAGLSAAIRLKQLDADLNVVVLEKGSEVGAHILSGAVLDPVGLDALMPDWREKGAPITTEVTEDRFMVLGPQGSLKIPTWPMPPLLNNHGNYIVSMGNVCRWMAEQAEALGVEIFPGMSCSELVYGENGEVKGVVAGEFGISKDGTKGAGYEPGMELHGKYVFLAEGVRGSLSKMAIAQYGLDAASDVQKYGLGMKEIWEVKPENHKLGQVTHTMGWPLGSNAGGGSFMYHAENNQVYLGFVVHLNYTNPHVFPYMEFQRFKHHPEIAKVLEGGKRVAYGARAITEGGFQSMPKACFPGGAMLGCSVGLVNVPRIKGNHNAMLSGKAAAEHAYAAIQEGRSGDELTGYDKELRDGPVGEDLKKVRNVKPMWSKYGLTASLVGGGVDMWAATILGRPLFGTISHGKTDAEATEPAKRHKPIDYPRPDGKISFDRLTNVSFSGTNHEEDQPTHLKLKDADLPTHVHLPKFAGPSQRYCPAGVYEFVKAEDGSDKFQINGQNCVHCKTCDIKDPLQNIVWTVPQGGDGPNYPNM, from the coding sequence ATGGCAGAGATCGAGCGCGAGAGCATGGAATACGACGTCGTGATCGTCGGGGCGGGGCCTGCGGGGCTGTCCGCCGCGATCCGGCTCAAGCAGCTCGATGCGGACCTCAACGTGGTGGTGCTCGAGAAGGGCTCCGAGGTCGGCGCCCACATCCTGTCCGGCGCGGTGCTCGATCCCGTTGGCCTCGACGCGCTCATGCCCGACTGGCGGGAGAAAGGCGCGCCGATCACGACGGAAGTGACGGAGGACCGGTTCATGGTCCTCGGCCCGCAGGGCTCGCTCAAGATCCCGACCTGGCCGATGCCGCCGCTCCTCAACAACCACGGCAACTACATCGTCTCTATGGGCAATGTCTGCCGCTGGATGGCCGAGCAGGCCGAGGCGCTGGGCGTCGAGATCTTCCCCGGCATGTCCTGCTCCGAGCTCGTCTACGGCGAGAACGGTGAAGTGAAGGGCGTCGTCGCGGGCGAGTTCGGCATCTCGAAGGACGGCACCAAGGGCGCGGGTTACGAGCCGGGCATGGAATTGCACGGCAAGTATGTCTTCCTCGCCGAGGGCGTGCGCGGCTCGCTGTCGAAGATGGCGATCGCGCAGTACGGCCTCGATGCCGCGTCCGACGTGCAGAAATACGGCCTCGGCATGAAGGAGATCTGGGAGGTCAAGCCGGAGAACCACAAGCTCGGCCAGGTCACCCACACCATGGGCTGGCCGCTGGGCTCGAACGCCGGTGGCGGCTCCTTCATGTACCACGCCGAGAACAATCAGGTGTATCTCGGCTTCGTGGTGCACCTGAACTACACCAACCCGCATGTCTTCCCGTACATGGAATTCCAGCGGTTCAAGCATCACCCGGAGATCGCGAAGGTGCTGGAGGGCGGCAAGCGCGTCGCCTATGGCGCGCGGGCGATCACGGAAGGCGGCTTCCAGTCGATGCCGAAGGCGTGCTTCCCGGGCGGTGCGATGCTCGGCTGCTCCGTCGGGCTCGTGAACGTCCCGCGGATCAAGGGCAACCACAACGCGATGCTCTCGGGCAAGGCGGCGGCGGAGCATGCCTATGCCGCGATCCAGGAGGGCCGCTCGGGCGATGAACTGACCGGCTACGACAAGGAACTGCGCGACGGCCCGGTGGGCGAGGACCTCAAGAAAGTGCGCAACGTGAAGCCGATGTGGTCCAAGTATGGCCTGACCGCGAGCCTCGTCGGTGGCGGCGTCGACATGTGGGCGGCCACCATCCTCGGCCGGCCGCTCTTCGGCACGATCAGCCATGGCAAGACCGATGCGGAGGCAACGGAGCCTGCCAAGCGCCACAAGCCCATCGACTACCCGCGGCCCGACGGCAAGATCAGCTTCGACCGGCTGACCAACGTGTCGTTCTCCGGCACGAACCATGAGGAAGACCAGCCGACGCACCTGAAGCTGAAGGACGCGGACCTGCCGACCCACGTGCACCTGCCGAAATTCGCCGGCCCGTCGCAGCGCTACTGCCCGGCAGGGGTCTACGAGTTCGTGAAGGCAGAGGACGGATCGGACAAGTTCCAGATCAACGGCCAGAACTGCGTCCACTGCAAGACCTGCGATATCAAGGACCCGCTCCAGAACATCGTCTGGACGGTCCCGCAGGGTGGCGACGGACCGAACTATCCCAACATGTGA
- a CDS encoding NAD-dependent epimerase/dehydratase family protein, which produces MKILMTGATGYVGSATAKALLAAGHEVTAALRDASRTSALPAGAAHLVADLNEPKALADAAPGHDAVLHLGFPSHGADWFAAVEMERAALDHLADALTGTETRLIVTNGTIFLDPSNGPMDEDTPVLDDHPAAVRARSLMALRTRPGLACTEVRLASFVHGRGGSVFLPILMKHARETGEVPVVDDGAARLSALHVDDAAQAFLKLIAADNPAPLYHVAADDSPTARQLAEATAAATGASPKQVKPDEAAAALDPFTAMFLQTDNRLDSRRIRCELGWAPQADTTLIADVAFGSYR; this is translated from the coding sequence ATGAAGATACTGATGACAGGCGCTACGGGCTATGTCGGATCCGCGACGGCGAAGGCGCTTCTGGCCGCCGGGCACGAGGTCACCGCTGCCCTGCGGGACGCGAGCCGGACCTCAGCACTGCCGGCGGGCGCGGCTCACCTCGTGGCCGATCTGAACGAACCAAAGGCCCTCGCCGACGCCGCACCCGGCCACGACGCCGTTCTGCATCTGGGTTTTCCCAGCCACGGCGCCGACTGGTTTGCGGCGGTGGAGATGGAGCGGGCAGCGCTCGACCATCTGGCGGACGCGCTGACGGGCACCGAAACACGGCTGATCGTAACGAACGGCACCATCTTCCTCGATCCCTCCAACGGCCCAATGGACGAGGACACACCCGTGCTTGACGATCACCCGGCGGCGGTCCGCGCCCGGTCACTCATGGCCCTCCGGACCCGGCCCGGCCTCGCCTGCACGGAAGTCCGCCTCGCCTCCTTCGTCCATGGCCGCGGCGGCAGTGTCTTCCTGCCGATCCTCATGAAGCACGCTCGCGAAACCGGAGAGGTCCCGGTGGTCGACGACGGAGCCGCCCGGCTCTCCGCCCTTCACGTGGACGACGCGGCCCAGGCCTTCCTGAAGCTGATCGCGGCTGACAACCCTGCCCCGCTCTACCATGTCGCGGCCGATGACAGCCCCACCGCCCGCCAACTCGCGGAGGCCACCGCCGCGGCCACTGGTGCCAGCCCGAAGCAGGTCAAACCGGACGAAGCGGCCGCAGCCCTCGACCCCTTCACCGCGATGTTCCTGCAAACCGACAACCGCCTCGACAGCCGCCGCATCCGATGCGAGCTCGGCTGGGCGCCGCAGGCCGACACGACCCTGATCGCCGACGTCGCCTTTGGCTCCTACCGCTAG
- a CDS encoding winged helix-turn-helix transcriptional regulator gives MARIAHRDRPCPRFAATEALKRLMGRWKVPILLTLADGPMRYAALHRALVPITHKMLAQQLAALEADDLIERRELVADPPKVVEYRLGPEGERARVLLAELQRWGAAQANEAWAPRN, from the coding sequence ATGGCCCGCATTGCCCATCGCGACCGGCCCTGTCCGCGCTTCGCCGCGACCGAGGCGCTGAAGCGCCTCATGGGCCGGTGGAAGGTGCCGATTCTGCTGACGCTCGCCGATGGCCCGATGCGCTATGCCGCGCTGCACCGCGCGCTCGTGCCGATCACCCACAAGATGCTCGCCCAGCAGCTCGCGGCGCTCGAGGCCGATGACCTGATCGAGCGGCGGGAACTGGTCGCGGACCCGCCGAAGGTCGTGGAGTACCGCCTCGGCCCCGAGGGCGAGCGTGCCCGCGTCCTGCTTGCGGAGCTGCAGCGGTGGGGTGCCGCGCAGGCGAATGAGGCGTGGGCGCCGCGCAACTGA
- a CDS encoding tetratricopeptide repeat protein has protein sequence MRLRHALALSTALFLAVGGGEARTLSGAYLAATQAELRSDHVESALYYTRALAYDPENSVLLQRAMQAHVAKGDVAVAATIAERLLNLNGENQFATLVAMTQDIKENNPAQALARLDQGEQGMTPLLADLLRGWVLLTMGDSEEALAVFEAISGNDTYAMFGAYHVGLALGAQGRLEEASARMEETGAGPVRLNRRSTLARIQLLAATGEREAASSLVDEVLATGFGDAEFEALGARLAAGEEITFDVVRTAEQGVSEVFFDLASVLGNEGQDVALIYGRLATHLEPQFVEALLTVAGILRNQGQHELATEAYDAVPATAPQFIEAELGRAEALEDAERIDEAIGVLTSLTRAYPDRLRPHYLLGEALRQAERPNEAVRVLDRAVTLVGEPEEQHWLVFYQRAIAHHQADNWPAAEADFRQALELEPENPLVLNYLGYSLVEERRNLEEALDMIERAVAQRPYDGYITDSLGWVYYRLGRFEEAVEPMERAVELAPVDPIINDHLGDVYWMVDRKREAEFQWKRALSFDPEPEDRARILRKLDVGLDVVLQEEEANGVGDAPLEVAE, from the coding sequence ATGCGCCTGCGTCATGCCCTCGCCCTAAGTACAGCCCTGTTCCTTGCCGTCGGAGGGGGCGAGGCCCGGACGCTTTCGGGCGCTTATCTCGCTGCCACGCAGGCCGAACTGCGCTCCGACCACGTGGAAAGCGCGCTCTACTACACCCGCGCCCTGGCCTACGATCCGGAGAACTCGGTGCTGCTGCAGCGCGCCATGCAGGCCCATGTGGCCAAGGGCGACGTGGCTGTGGCCGCGACCATCGCGGAGCGGCTGCTCAACCTCAACGGTGAGAACCAGTTCGCGACACTGGTCGCGATGACCCAGGACATCAAGGAGAACAACCCGGCCCAAGCGCTCGCCCGGCTCGACCAGGGGGAGCAGGGGATGACGCCGCTGCTCGCCGACCTGCTGCGGGGCTGGGTGCTCCTGACTATGGGCGATTCGGAGGAGGCGCTGGCCGTCTTCGAGGCGATCTCGGGCAACGATACCTACGCGATGTTCGGAGCTTACCATGTGGGCCTCGCGCTCGGCGCGCAGGGTCGGCTTGAGGAAGCGTCCGCCCGGATGGAGGAGACCGGCGCCGGTCCCGTTCGCCTCAACCGCCGCTCGACCCTTGCGCGTATCCAGCTTCTGGCCGCGACCGGCGAGCGGGAGGCAGCGTCGAGCCTTGTGGACGAGGTGCTCGCCACCGGCTTCGGCGATGCGGAGTTCGAGGCGCTGGGCGCCCGGCTCGCGGCGGGGGAGGAGATCACCTTCGACGTCGTGCGCACGGCGGAGCAAGGCGTGTCGGAGGTCTTCTTCGACCTCGCCTCCGTGCTTGGCAACGAAGGGCAGGATGTGGCGCTGATCTACGGCCGCCTCGCCACCCATCTGGAGCCGCAATTCGTCGAGGCGCTGCTGACCGTCGCGGGCATCCTGCGAAACCAGGGCCAGCACGAGCTTGCTACCGAGGCCTACGATGCTGTTCCCGCCACCGCGCCGCAATTCATCGAGGCGGAGCTGGGTCGGGCTGAGGCCCTGGAAGATGCCGAGCGGATCGATGAGGCGATCGGCGTGCTGACCAGCCTGACCCGCGCCTATCCGGATCGCCTGCGCCCGCACTACCTGCTGGGCGAGGCCCTGCGCCAGGCGGAGCGCCCGAACGAGGCGGTGCGCGTGCTCGACCGCGCCGTGACGCTGGTCGGTGAGCCTGAGGAGCAGCACTGGCTCGTCTTCTATCAGCGCGCCATCGCGCATCATCAGGCCGACAACTGGCCCGCTGCGGAGGCCGATTTCCGGCAAGCACTGGAGCTGGAGCCGGAAAACCCGCTGGTGCTCAACTATCTCGGCTATTCGCTTGTCGAGGAACGCCGTAACCTCGAAGAGGCGCTCGACATGATCGAGCGGGCGGTCGCGCAGCGGCCTTACGATGGCTACATCACCGACTCTCTGGGCTGGGTCTACTACCGCCTCGGCCGGTTCGAGGAGGCGGTGGAGCCGATGGAGCGGGCGGTGGAACTCGCCCCCGTCGACCCGATCATCAACGACCATCTCGGCGATGTGTACTGGATGGTCGACCGCAAGCGCGAGGCGGAGTTCCAGTGGAAGCGCGCCCTTTCCTTCGACCCGGAGCCCGAGGATCGGGCCCGCATCCTGCGCAAGCTCGATGTCGGTCTCGACGTGGTGCTGCAGGAGGAAGAGGCGAACGGCGTGGGCGACGCCCCGCTCGAGGTTGCCGAGTAA
- a CDS encoding 4-(cytidine 5'-diphospho)-2-C-methyl-D-erythritol kinase — protein sequence MTAAPLRELARAKINLTLHVTGRRPDGLHVLDSLVVFAECGDVLEAEPASTLSLTLDGPFGSALDAGGDNLVLRAAERMGGPGAALRLWKNLPVASGIGGGSADAAAAVRLLARMNGGALPEAATLTALGADVPVCLSAAPQRMRGIGEELSVAPALPPAWLVLVNPGVPVATARVFARLERFGRPIDLPERFTDFHNFAGWLREQRNDLEAPARAVAPVLDQVLPELAALPGAALARMSGSGATCFALFGSDAEALAAAETLRRAHPGWWVMPTAIAASG from the coding sequence GTGACGGCTGCGCCGTTGCGGGAACTGGCCCGCGCCAAGATCAACCTGACGCTCCACGTGACCGGGCGGCGGCCCGATGGTTTGCACGTGCTCGACAGCCTCGTGGTGTTTGCCGAATGCGGTGACGTGCTGGAGGCGGAGCCCGCCTCGACCCTGTCTCTGACGCTGGACGGGCCGTTCGGCTCGGCGTTGGATGCAGGCGGCGACAACCTCGTGCTGCGCGCGGCCGAGCGGATGGGTGGGCCGGGGGCGGCGCTGCGGCTGTGGAAGAACCTGCCGGTCGCCTCCGGCATCGGCGGCGGCTCGGCGGATGCGGCGGCGGCTGTGCGGCTGCTAGCGCGGATGAATGGCGGCGCACTGCCAGAAGCGGCGACGCTTACTGCGCTCGGCGCCGATGTGCCCGTGTGCCTGTCCGCGGCGCCCCAAAGGATGCGGGGGATCGGTGAGGAGCTGAGTGTGGCGCCGGCTTTGCCTCCGGCTTGGCTGGTGCTGGTCAATCCCGGCGTGCCGGTCGCGACGGCGCGGGTCTTCGCCCGGCTGGAGCGCTTCGGGCGGCCGATAGACCTGCCTGAGCGGTTTACCGATTTCCATAACTTCGCGGGCTGGCTGCGAGAGCAGCGCAACGATCTGGAGGCCCCGGCGCGGGCGGTTGCGCCGGTGCTCGATCAGGTCTTGCCAGAACTGGCAGCGCTACCCGGTGCCGCGCTGGCCCGGATGTCGGGCTCTGGTGCGACCTGCTTTGCGCTGTTTGGCAGTGACGCCGAGGCGCTGGCGGCGGCGGAGACGTTGCGCCGCGCGCATCCGGGCTGGTGGGTCATGCCGACGGCGATCGCGGCGTCCGGTTGA
- a CDS encoding polyprenyl synthetase family protein, producing the protein MEAVNALIATRMASENAPRIPEVTAHLIGAGGKRVRPLMVLAAADLCDYAGDHDVRLAATVEFIHTATLLHDDVVDESEQRRGRPTANLLWDNPSSVLVGDYLFARSFQLMVETGSLRVLDILSNAAAVIAEGEVLQLSVARNLATDEETYLKVIRGKTAALFAAASEVGGVIAGTSEAKVDALRTYGDALGIAFQIADDLLDLTGDDIGKNTGDDLREGKLTLPVIRAVAGADSEERAFWDRVIARGRYQDGDLEQALDLMTRHDAIETTRKTALDWSARAKDALDLFPEGEMRDTLRALADHVVVRLL; encoded by the coding sequence ATGGAGGCCGTCAACGCACTGATCGCCACCCGCATGGCGAGCGAGAACGCCCCCCGCATTCCGGAGGTCACGGCCCACCTGATCGGCGCGGGCGGCAAGCGGGTGCGCCCGCTGATGGTGCTCGCCGCCGCCGATCTCTGCGACTATGCGGGCGATCATGACGTGCGGCTGGCCGCGACGGTGGAGTTCATCCACACCGCGACCCTGCTCCACGACGATGTGGTGGATGAGAGCGAGCAGCGCCGCGGGCGGCCCACGGCGAACCTGCTCTGGGACAACCCGTCGAGCGTGCTGGTCGGCGACTACCTCTTCGCCCGGTCCTTCCAGCTGATGGTCGAGACTGGCTCCTTGCGCGTCCTCGACATCCTCTCGAACGCCGCGGCCGTGATTGCGGAGGGCGAGGTGCTCCAGCTCTCGGTCGCGCGCAATCTCGCTACGGATGAGGAGACGTATCTCAAGGTGATCCGCGGCAAGACCGCGGCCCTCTTCGCCGCAGCCTCCGAAGTCGGCGGCGTGATCGCGGGCACCTCGGAGGCGAAGGTCGACGCCCTGCGCACCTATGGCGACGCGCTCGGCATCGCCTTCCAGATCGCCGACGACCTGCTGGACCTGACCGGCGACGACATCGGCAAGAACACGGGCGACGACCTGCGCGAGGGCAAGCTGACCCTGCCTGTGATCCGCGCCGTCGCGGGCGCCGATTCCGAGGAACGCGCCTTCTGGGACCGCGTCATCGCGCGCGGCAGGTACCAGGACGGCGACCTCGAGCAGGCGCTCGACCTCATGACCCGCCATGACGCGATCGAAACGACGCGCAAGACAGCGCTAGACTGGTCCGCGCGGGCGAAGGACGCGCTCGACCTGTTCCCGGAGGGCGAGATGCGCGACACGCTGCGCGCCCTCGCCGACCATGTGGTGGTCCGCCTGCTCTGA
- a CDS encoding DUF2007 domain-containing protein produces MEEILRTNDPVTLSFAQALLSAEEIDSFVLDVHMSVLEGSIGILPRRMMVAREKAFQARAILTDNGIEPSRR; encoded by the coding sequence ATGGAAGAGATCCTGCGCACCAACGACCCCGTGACACTGAGCTTCGCCCAGGCGCTGCTGAGCGCCGAAGAGATAGACTCCTTCGTGCTGGACGTCCACATGAGCGTGCTCGAGGGCTCTATCGGCATATTGCCGCGCCGGATGATGGTGGCGCGGGAAAAAGCGTTCCAGGCCCGTGCGATCCTCACCGATAACGGGATCGAGCCGAGCCGGCGGTGA
- a CDS encoding tRNA1(Val) (adenine(37)-N6)-methyltransferase: MLHQPRRGYRAATDPVWLAAACPARDGESVLELGCGAGAALCCLGWRTGAALTGLELQPGYAALARRNLAENGLDGEVVEGDLAEMPAELRGRSFDHVIANPPYFATDSLPSPDAGRDTANREATPLATWIDAALRRLKPRGTLTLIHRAERLAGIIAPLEGRAGGILVLPLAPRTGRDAGRVIVQATKGGRAPLRLLAPLIVHEGERHIADAPDFTAVAERILTEGASLSLGEA; this comes from the coding sequence ATGCTGCACCAGCCGCGGCGGGGCTACCGCGCGGCGACGGATCCGGTGTGGCTGGCGGCGGCGTGCCCGGCGCGAGATGGGGAGAGCGTGTTGGAGCTCGGCTGCGGGGCCGGAGCGGCGCTTTGCTGTCTGGGCTGGCGGACGGGGGCCGCGCTGACGGGGCTGGAGCTGCAGCCAGGCTATGCGGCGCTCGCGCGGCGGAACCTGGCGGAGAACGGGCTGGACGGCGAGGTGGTGGAGGGCGACCTCGCCGAGATGCCCGCGGAGCTGCGGGGCCGGAGCTTCGATCACGTGATCGCGAACCCGCCCTACTTCGCCACCGACAGCCTGCCCTCGCCAGATGCGGGCCGGGACACGGCCAACCGCGAGGCGACGCCGCTCGCCACGTGGATCGACGCGGCTCTGCGCCGGTTGAAGCCGCGCGGCACGCTCACCCTGATCCACCGGGCGGAGCGGCTGGCGGGCATCATCGCGCCGTTGGAGGGGCGCGCGGGCGGTATCCTCGTGCTGCCGCTGGCGCCCCGGACGGGCCGCGATGCGGGGCGGGTGATCGTGCAAGCGACCAAGGGTGGGCGGGCGCCGCTGCGCCTTCTGGCACCGCTCATCGTGCATGAGGGCGAGCGCCATATAGCGGACGCGCCGGACTTCACAGCGGTGGCGGAACGGATACTGACTGAGGGGGCAAGCCTGAGTCTGGGCGAAGCTTAA
- a CDS encoding YdcH family protein, producing MSLNAHVTELRKKHETLSKSIETAQRNPGTDSLRLSELKRQKLRLKEEITRLSGRA from the coding sequence ATGAGTCTGAACGCGCACGTGACCGAGCTTCGCAAAAAGCACGAGACACTGTCCAAATCGATCGAGACCGCGCAGCGAAATCCGGGGACCGATTCCCTGCGCCTGAGCGAGTTGAAGCGGCAGAAGCTGCGCTTGAAGGAAGAGATCACGCGCTTGAGCGGCCGGGCCTGA
- a CDS encoding DMT family transporter — MKATLIGSGAVALWATLALFTVMAEPVPPFQLTAICFAIGGLIGVAWTLAGRGFGVLKGLGWPVWAIGIGGLFGYHFFYFTALRNAPPAEAGLIAYLWPLLIVLFSGLLPGERLRLGHVVGALISFAGALVLLAQADLSFSGEHAVGYGAAILCALLWSGYSVLSRLVGSAPTESVALFCLATAVLSTGAHLALEETVWPNGLRGWAGVLLLGLGPVGAAFYLWDIGVKKGDIQLLGTASYAAPLLSTLLLVVTGAAPATVTLAVSALLVTGGAVIAARAGRGVRPGRSSA, encoded by the coding sequence GTGAAGGCGACGCTGATCGGCAGCGGCGCGGTCGCGCTGTGGGCGACGCTGGCGCTGTTCACCGTGATGGCGGAGCCCGTGCCGCCTTTCCAGCTCACCGCGATCTGCTTCGCCATCGGAGGACTGATCGGCGTGGCCTGGACGCTCGCCGGCCGCGGCTTCGGGGTGCTCAAGGGGCTCGGCTGGCCGGTCTGGGCGATCGGGATTGGAGGCCTTTTCGGCTACCACTTCTTCTACTTCACGGCGCTCAGGAATGCGCCGCCGGCGGAGGCCGGGCTGATCGCCTATCTCTGGCCACTGCTGATCGTGCTCTTCTCAGGCCTCCTGCCCGGGGAGCGGTTGCGGCTCGGCCATGTCGTAGGCGCGCTCATCTCCTTCGCCGGGGCGCTGGTGCTACTGGCGCAGGCCGATCTCAGCTTCTCCGGCGAGCACGCAGTGGGCTACGGCGCCGCGATCCTCTGCGCGCTGCTCTGGTCGGGCTACTCGGTGCTGTCGCGGCTTGTGGGCAGTGCGCCCACCGAAAGCGTCGCGCTCTTCTGCCTCGCCACCGCGGTGCTCTCGACCGGAGCGCATCTGGCGCTGGAGGAAACCGTCTGGCCCAACGGCCTGCGCGGCTGGGCGGGTGTCCTGCTGCTCGGCCTCGGCCCGGTGGGCGCGGCCTTCTACCTGTGGGACATCGGGGTGAAGAAGGGGGATATCCAGTTGCTCGGCACCGCCTCCTACGCGGCGCCCCTGCTCTCGACCCTGTTGCTGGTGGTGACGGGTGCGGCCCCCGCGACTGTGACGCTCGCGGTCAGCGCGCTCCTCGTGACCGGCGGGGCGGTGATCGCCGCCCGCGCCGGGAGGGGCGTCAGGCCCGGCCGCTCAAGCGCGTGA
- a CDS encoding type 1 glutamine amidotransferase, translating into MKIGILETGEVAGKLGEDHGQYPPMFEALLGAADPGLRFETIRVVAGEMPESPGQCDGWLVTGSRHGVYDNLPWIEPLKSFLRDCIAARVPVAGICFGHQILAEAMGGKVVKSDRGWGVGVHAYEVQAQPSWMEGLGEMFAARAVHQDQVVERPENATVLASSAFCDYAALVYGDIERPAAISVQPHPEFTAEFVGDIIHKRIGDTIPTETGEIGLASLAQPVHNAEWGRWIARFFRDAAT; encoded by the coding sequence ATGAAGATCGGCATTCTGGAAACGGGCGAGGTCGCGGGCAAGCTCGGCGAGGATCACGGGCAGTATCCCCCGATGTTCGAGGCTCTGCTGGGCGCGGCCGACCCCGGCCTCCGCTTCGAGACCATCCGCGTCGTCGCGGGCGAGATGCCGGAGAGCCCAGGGCAATGCGACGGCTGGCTCGTCACCGGCTCGCGCCACGGGGTTTATGACAATCTGCCGTGGATCGAGCCGCTGAAGAGCTTCCTGCGCGACTGCATCGCGGCGCGCGTGCCGGTGGCGGGCATCTGCTTCGGCCACCAGATCCTGGCCGAGGCCATGGGTGGCAAGGTCGTCAAATCCGACCGCGGCTGGGGCGTCGGCGTCCATGCCTACGAGGTGCAGGCGCAGCCCTCCTGGATGGAGGGGCTGGGCGAGATGTTCGCCGCCCGCGCGGTGCACCAGGACCAGGTCGTCGAGCGGCCGGAGAACGCGACGGTGCTGGCGAGCTCGGCCTTCTGCGACTACGCCGCCCTCGTCTACGGTGATATCGAGCGGCCTGCGGCGATCAGCGTCCAGCCGCATCCCGAGTTCACTGCCGAGTTCGTGGGCGACATCATCCACAAGCGCATCGGCGACACGATCCCGACCGAGACCGGGGAGATCGGGCTCGCGAGCCTCGCGCAGCCCGTGCACAACGCCGAGTGGGGCCGCTGGATCGCCCGCTTCTTCCGCGACGCGGCGACGTGA
- the gcvA gene encoding transcriptional regulator GcvA — protein sequence MPDRLPPLTALRAFEAAARHMSFRDAADELAVTPAALSYQIKSLEEHLGAPLFRRLNRAVELTEAGRALLPGASEGFDQLRLAWRATRRIVDDTTLTITAGPGFTAKWLAPRMFSFAQANPDIDLRVSASLRIMDLPRDEIDVAIRFGRGQDEGLFSTPLLDEWVSPIMVPEIAERVRRPEDLLNETLIHDDSLNFLNPWPGWALWLETAGVTASNLHGPSFSQADHAVDMALEGSGVVLGRASLCDRYLMSGRLVAPFRLSLATEAHYRFICQEGAEERPIIARFRAWLEEEIKPTAALADTREIVRF from the coding sequence ATGCCGGATCGCCTGCCACCGCTCACCGCCCTGCGCGCCTTCGAGGCCGCCGCCCGCCACATGTCGTTCCGCGATGCGGCCGATGAGCTCGCAGTCACGCCTGCGGCCCTCAGCTATCAGATCAAGAGCCTGGAGGAGCATCTGGGCGCGCCGCTCTTCCGCCGTCTCAACCGCGCCGTGGAGCTGACGGAGGCGGGGCGCGCACTACTACCGGGCGCGAGCGAGGGCTTCGATCAGCTCAGGCTGGCCTGGCGCGCGACGCGACGGATCGTCGATGACACGACACTGACGATCACCGCCGGGCCGGGCTTCACGGCGAAGTGGCTGGCGCCCCGCATGTTCTCCTTTGCCCAGGCGAACCCGGATATCGACCTGCGCGTCTCGGCCTCGTTGCGGATCATGGACCTGCCGCGGGACGAGATCGACGTCGCGATCCGCTTCGGGCGCGGGCAGGACGAGGGACTGTTCTCGACACCCCTGCTCGACGAATGGGTCTCCCCGATCATGGTGCCGGAGATCGCGGAGCGGGTGCGGCGGCCGGAGGATCTTCTGAACGAGACGCTGATCCACGACGACAGCCTGAACTTCCTCAACCCCTGGCCCGGCTGGGCGCTTTGGCTGGAGACCGCGGGTGTCACCGCCAGCAACCTCCATGGCCCGAGCTTCAGCCAGGCGGATCACGCAGTGGACATGGCGCTGGAGGGTTCGGGCGTGGTGCTGGGCCGAGCCTCGCTCTGCGATCGCTACCTGATGTCGGGGCGGCTGGTGGCCCCCTTCAGGCTGTCGCTCGCGACGGAGGCGCATTACCGCTTCATCTGTCAGGAGGGGGCGGAGGAGCGGCCGATCATCGCCCGCTTCCGCGCCTGGCTGGAGGAGGAGATCAAGCCGACCGCCGCCCTCGCCGACACGCGCGAGATCGTCCGCTTCTGA
- a CDS encoding SRPBCC family protein, whose protein sequence is MRVELTCHIDAPPDEVWRLLQRSALLEHIAAPLVVFRPIDGPFPEHWSPGRYRAWMLLVGVLPMGRQWIDISFPDEFTLRDNGAGDLVRRWDHWIFVEAEGNGTRYTDRVDVEAGLLTPFIWFFARVFYAHRQRRWRALAADGFRAFAT, encoded by the coding sequence ATGCGTGTCGAGCTGACCTGCCATATCGACGCTCCGCCGGACGAGGTCTGGCGGCTGTTGCAGAGGTCGGCCCTGCTTGAGCACATAGCGGCGCCACTCGTCGTGTTCCGGCCGATCGATGGCCCGTTTCCGGAGCACTGGTCGCCCGGGCGTTATCGGGCGTGGATGCTGCTCGTCGGCGTTCTGCCGATGGGGCGGCAATGGATCGACATCAGCTTTCCCGACGAGTTCACCCTGCGCGACAACGGCGCGGGCGATCTGGTGCGGCGGTGGGATCACTGGATCTTCGTCGAGGCGGAGGGGAATGGTACACGCTACACTGACCGGGTCGATGTGGAGGCGGGCCTGCTGACGCCGTTCATCTGGTTCTTCGCCCGCGTCTTCTACGCCCATCGCCAGCGTCGCTGGCGGGCGCTGGCCGCCGATGGGTTCCGCGCCTTCGCGACGTAG